One genomic segment of Amycolatopsis sp. WQ 127309 includes these proteins:
- a CDS encoding helix-turn-helix transcriptional regulator, which yields MASTVTSRRKQLGNELRHARTAARMTQQQVAEVLGCTQGKVNKIESGAVGVKLGDVRSMLNAFGINGEEADTLMNLARAAAGQRGHWSGYRSVVPHWFRTFTDLEPAAAEILTWHGERIPGPLQSEHYMLKQFTEFGATDVTSLVRNRLDRKAVFEQQQPPYYRFIISEGALRRAPGGSAPAVMLDQVEHLLSLERHPRVYVHVLPFGARLAAVPNDFTIMRFPDRTRDFVYIEHSAGGLYLDDVKDFNIFVDSWDRLRGAALERQETRQFLKELAEGYRAQMQQSQ from the coding sequence ATGGCCAGCACCGTCACCTCGCGCCGGAAGCAGCTCGGGAACGAGCTCCGGCACGCCCGCACCGCGGCGCGGATGACACAGCAGCAGGTCGCCGAGGTTCTCGGCTGCACCCAGGGCAAGGTCAACAAGATCGAGTCCGGTGCCGTCGGGGTCAAGCTCGGGGATGTGCGATCGATGCTGAACGCGTTCGGGATCAACGGCGAAGAGGCCGACACGCTGATGAACCTGGCGCGCGCGGCCGCCGGGCAGCGCGGCCACTGGTCCGGCTACCGCTCCGTGGTGCCGCACTGGTTCCGCACCTTCACGGACCTGGAACCCGCCGCCGCGGAGATCCTCACCTGGCACGGCGAGCGCATCCCCGGCCCGCTGCAGTCCGAGCACTACATGCTCAAGCAGTTCACCGAGTTCGGCGCCACCGACGTGACGTCGCTGGTGCGCAACCGGCTCGACCGCAAAGCCGTGTTCGAACAGCAGCAGCCGCCGTACTACCGGTTCATCATCAGCGAAGGCGCGCTGCGCCGGGCGCCCGGCGGGTCCGCGCCCGCGGTGATGCTGGACCAGGTCGAGCACCTGCTCTCGCTCGAGCGGCACCCGCGGGTCTACGTCCACGTGCTGCCCTTCGGCGCGCGGCTGGCCGCGGTGCCCAACGACTTCACGATCATGCGCTTCCCGGACCGCACCCGGGACTTCGTCTACATCGAGCACTCCGCGGGCGGGCTGTACCTCGACGACGTCAAGGACTTCAACATCTTCGTCGACTCGTGGGACAGGCTGCGCGGAGCCGCGCTGGAGCGGCAGGAGACCCGGCAGTTCCTCAAGGAGCTCGCTGAGGGTTACCGCGCGCAGATGCAGCAGAGCCAATAG
- a CDS encoding MBL fold metallo-hydrolase gives MTDRSPAAAAVTRLADQVHGYVQPDGSWYINNCGFVAAGDHTVLIDTCSTERRTRALLAAVEGATGRPVTTLVNTHHHGDHTNGNYLVEGATIIGHRKTRELMVAEGIQTFDGIFTGSDWGELRSRPPEVVFDDRLTVHAGDVTIELIHPGHAAHTTNDVLVWLPEQRVLYAGDLVFNGGSPFALMGSVAGWRKALDVIRELEPEVILPGHGPACGLDVVDTVDGYLAFVQRTAERGKAAGLGPLELAKDTDLGEFAGLTEQERLPGNLHRAYAELDGAEWGAQIDLVAAVMDMVAFNGEPIRCFS, from the coding sequence GTGACCGATCGTTCTCCCGCCGCTGCCGCCGTCACCCGGCTGGCCGACCAGGTCCACGGGTACGTCCAGCCGGACGGCTCCTGGTACATCAACAACTGCGGGTTCGTCGCAGCCGGTGACCACACCGTGCTGATCGACACCTGCTCGACCGAACGCCGCACGCGCGCGCTGCTCGCCGCCGTCGAGGGCGCCACCGGCCGCCCGGTGACGACGCTGGTGAACACCCACCACCACGGCGACCACACCAACGGCAACTACCTGGTCGAGGGCGCCACGATCATCGGGCACCGCAAGACCCGCGAGCTGATGGTCGCCGAGGGCATCCAGACGTTCGACGGCATCTTCACCGGCAGCGACTGGGGCGAGCTGCGGTCGCGCCCGCCCGAGGTCGTCTTCGACGACCGGCTGACCGTGCACGCCGGCGACGTCACGATCGAGCTGATCCACCCCGGCCACGCGGCCCACACGACCAACGACGTGCTCGTCTGGCTGCCCGAGCAGCGTGTCCTCTACGCCGGTGACCTGGTGTTCAACGGCGGCAGCCCGTTCGCGCTGATGGGCTCGGTGGCCGGCTGGCGCAAGGCCCTCGACGTCATCCGGGAGCTGGAACCCGAAGTGATCCTGCCCGGCCACGGCCCCGCGTGCGGCCTGGACGTCGTGGACACAGTGGACGGCTACCTGGCCTTCGTCCAGCGGACGGCGGAGCGCGGGAAGGCCGCCGGGCTGGGGCCGCTGGAGCTGGCCAAGGACACCGACCTCGGCGAGTTCGCGGGCCTGACCGAGCAGGAGCGGCTGCCGGGCAACCTGCACCGGGCGTACGCCGAGCTGGACGGCGCCGAGTGGGGCGCGCAGATCGACCTGGTCGCGGCCGTGATGGACATGGTCGCGTTCAACGGCGAGCCGATCCGGTGTTTTTCCTGA
- the gndA gene encoding NADP-dependent phosphogluconate dehydrogenase — protein sequence MSKKASIGVTGLAVMGRNLARNLARHGHTVALHNRSEERTRTLVDQFGDEGDFIPAYSAQEFVDALERPRQVVIMVKAGGPTDAVIDEFAPLLEDGDVIIDAGNAHFADTRRREKALRERGLHFVGSGVSGGEEGALHGPSIMPGGSKESYESLGPLFEDISAKVDGEPCCTHIGADGAGHFVKMVHNGIEYADMQLIAESFDLLRGAGGYSPAEIADVFRTWNTGRLDSYLIEITAQVLAHVDKSSGKPFVDVVADAAEQKGTGRWTVQIGLDLGVPISGIAEAVFARSLSGSTSLRSAARGLGGPARSPLTGSSLERFADDVEQALYASKVVAYAQGFNQIQAGATEYGWDIDLGKVASIWRGGCIIRAKFLNDITAAYAEEPGLPTLLTSGGFRKAVEDAQDSWRSVISTAVKLGIPTPGFSTALAYYDGLRADRLPAALVQGQRDFFGAHTYRRVDRDGSFHTAWAEDGRPESDA from the coding sequence ATGAGCAAGAAGGCGAGCATCGGGGTCACCGGCCTGGCGGTCATGGGCCGCAACCTGGCCCGGAACCTGGCGCGGCACGGCCACACGGTGGCCCTGCACAACCGGTCCGAGGAGCGGACCCGCACGCTGGTGGACCAGTTCGGCGACGAAGGCGACTTCATCCCGGCGTACTCCGCGCAGGAGTTCGTCGACGCGCTGGAGCGGCCCCGGCAGGTCGTGATCATGGTCAAGGCGGGCGGCCCGACCGACGCCGTCATCGACGAGTTCGCGCCGCTGCTGGAAGACGGCGACGTGATCATCGACGCCGGCAACGCGCACTTCGCCGACACCCGACGTCGTGAGAAGGCCCTGCGCGAGCGCGGGCTGCACTTCGTCGGCAGCGGCGTCTCCGGCGGCGAGGAAGGCGCGCTGCACGGGCCGAGCATCATGCCCGGCGGCTCGAAGGAGTCCTACGAGTCCCTCGGCCCGCTGTTCGAGGACATCTCGGCGAAGGTCGACGGCGAGCCGTGCTGCACGCACATCGGCGCCGACGGCGCCGGCCACTTCGTGAAGATGGTGCACAACGGCATCGAGTACGCCGACATGCAGCTGATCGCGGAGTCGTTCGACCTGCTGCGCGGCGCGGGCGGCTACTCCCCCGCGGAGATCGCCGACGTGTTCCGGACCTGGAACACCGGCCGGCTCGACTCGTACCTGATCGAGATCACCGCCCAGGTGCTGGCGCACGTCGACAAGTCGTCCGGCAAGCCGTTCGTCGACGTCGTCGCGGACGCCGCCGAGCAGAAGGGCACCGGCCGCTGGACCGTGCAGATCGGCCTCGACCTCGGCGTCCCGATCTCGGGCATCGCCGAAGCCGTCTTCGCGCGTTCGCTGTCCGGCTCGACGTCGCTGCGTTCGGCCGCTCGCGGCCTGGGCGGCCCGGCGCGCTCGCCGCTGACCGGCTCGTCGCTGGAGCGCTTCGCCGACGACGTCGAGCAGGCGCTGTACGCGTCGAAGGTCGTCGCGTACGCGCAGGGCTTCAACCAGATCCAGGCCGGCGCGACCGAGTACGGCTGGGACATCGACCTCGGCAAGGTCGCCTCGATCTGGCGCGGCGGCTGCATCATCCGCGCGAAGTTCCTCAACGACATCACCGCGGCCTACGCCGAAGAGCCGGGCCTGCCGACCCTGCTCACCTCGGGCGGCTTCCGCAAGGCCGTCGAGGACGCGCAGGACTCGTGGCGTTCGGTGATCTCGACGGCGGTCAAGCTGGGCATCCCGACGCCGGGCTTCTCGACGGCGCTGGCGTACTACGACGGCCTGCGCGCCGACCGCCTCCCGGCGGCCCTGGTGCAGGGCCAGCGCGACTTCTTCGGGGCGCACACGTACCGCCGCGTCGACCGCGACGGCTCGTTCCACACCGCGTGGGCCGAGGACGGCCGCCCGGAGTCCGACGCCTGA